The sequence CTCTCAGATTGTTCAGAAAAAGACCCCTCAAAATCAGAAATATACCTAGTTGAAGGAGACAGCGCAGGAGGAACCGCAAAACAAGGGAGAAGCAAAGAATTTCAAGCAATCCTACCACTGAGAGGAAAAATACTAAACGTAGAAAAAGCAAGAATGCATAAAGTAATAAGCTCAGATGGAATAAGCACAATGATAACTGCAATAGGCACCGGAATAGGAGAAGAATTCAAACTAGAAAAAGCAAGATATCATAAGATAATCATAATGACAGACTCAGACGTAGATGGAGCGCACATAACAACCTTAATCCTAACATTTTTCTATAGATACATGAAAGAACTAATCGATGCAGGATACATATATCTAGCACAACCACCCCTGTACCTAATAAAAAAAGGAAACCACAAACAATACGCACTAAGAGAAAAAGACAAAGACTCAATAATAAAAGAATTAGGCGGAATGCAAGGAATAAACATACAAAGATACAAAGGACTTGGAGAAATGAATGCAGAACAATTATGGGACACAACAATGAACCCAGAAACAAGAACACTAAAACAAATCAAAATAGAAGACGCAGTAGAAGCAGACAGAACATTCACACTACTCATGGGCTCAGAAGTAGAACCCAGAAGAAATTTTATAACCGAAAATGCACATAAAGTACAAAATTTAGATTTGTAAAAAAACAAATAACCACTAAACATTTATAAACAAAAACCCTTTCTCACAACATAAAATGGTACTTGAAGGACTATCGCAAAGCCTGAAAAAAACATTATCTAAAATAACTGGCTCAATATTCGTAGATGAAAAACTAATCAACGAACTAGTAAAAGACATACAAAGAGCACTTTTACAATCAGACGTTAATGTACAACTAGTACTAAAAATCACACAAGGCATAAAAGAAAGAGCAAAAAAAGAAGAAACCCCAAAATCAATAAACAAAAGAGAACACCTAATAAACATAGTATATGAAGAACTAGTAAAATTCTTAGGACAAGGAGACCACAAATCATTAATAGATGAAATAAAAAAACAAAACGAACAAAAACAACCATTCAAACTAATGCTAGTAGGATTATTTGGGTCAGGAAAAACTACAACAACCGGAAAACTAGCAAACTACTTCAAAAAACGCGGACTCAAAACATGCGTTTTAACAACAGACACTTGGCGACCTGCCGCATACGACCAACTAGAACAACTAAGCAAAAAAATAAATGTGGACTTTTTTGGTAATAAAAAAGAAAAAAACCCTGCAAAAATATACCAACAATATGAAAAACAATTACAAGAATACGACCTAATAATAATAGATACTGCTGGAAGAGACGCATTAAATGAAGAACTAACAGAAGAACTACAACTACTAAACAAAACAATACAACCAAATCAATCATTTCTCGTCATAAGCGGAGACATAGGACAAACAGCAGAAAAACAAGCATCATCATTTCATGAAAACGCAAATGTAAAAGGAGTAATAATAAGCAAACTAGACGGAACAAGCAAAGGAGGCGGAGCACTAATAGCATGTTCAATAACAGGAGCACCAGTAAAATTCATAGGAACTGGAGAAAAAACAGACGACATAGAAGAATTCAAACCAGAAGGTTTTGTAGGCAGACTACTAGGAATGGGAGACCTAGAAGCACTACTAGAAAAAACAAAAGAAGCATTCACAGAAGAAGACGTAGAAGACATGCAAGAAAAATTAAGCAAAGGAGACTTCTCGCTTCAAGATTTATATGATCAAATGCAAGCAATGAAAAAAATGGGACCTTTAAACAAAATTTTAGATATGATCCCTGGAATGAACCAAGCAAACATACCTAAAGACATGTTAAAACAACAAGAAGGAAAAATAGACAAATGGAAATACTTAATGGATAGCATGACACAAAAAGAAAAAAATGAACCCGAAATAATAACCGGAAAAAGAATAGAAAGAATCGCAAAAGGCAGTGGACAACCAACTTCTGAAATACGCGCACTTTTAAAACAATACAGACAAAGCAAAAAACTAATGAAAATGCTGAAACCAGGAAAAAACACAAGTGAAAAAGACATGCAAAAAATGATGCAAAAAATGCAGAAAGGAGGCATGAAAGGATTCAAATAAAATGGAAGAAACGCCAATACAAAAACTCCAAAAAAAGAAATTCTGCATGATTCAAATTAACGCAGCAAACAGACAAAAAGATCTCCTGCAAATAAGTTTAGAAAAAAACCTATTAGAACTATATGAAACATACAAAACAAAACTCGACTTAATATTTGCAAACACTAATAACAACAAAGAAACAACAAAATACCAGATAGAAATAATAAATGCAGCAAAACAAAACATAGAAACAATAGAAAACTACAAAAAAGATAATAAAGCCAACAACAACACAATATACTATCCATTATCTCTTATGATTGCTTACTACAAAACAATTTCATCAACATCGGAAGTATTTACAAAATGACAACACACAACAAATACCACTCTCTGAATCACACAGAAAATTCTCTTTCACTTAAAAGAACAGAAGAATATATAAGACAAAATTTATCTAAAGAAATAAGAAACAACAGACTTATTTTAAATGATTGTGATTTAGAAGAATTAAAATCTTACTACGAAATCTATAAAGAAAAAACACATGATTTAACACAAAAAAACAAAAAAATATTAGAAAATCAAAAAAAAATAAGTGAACTATATGTAATAAGTATTCTCGATAGAAATATTAAAAAACTTATAAATAA is a genomic window of Candidatus Woesearchaeota archaeon containing:
- a CDS encoding signal recognition particle receptor subunit alpha — its product is MVLEGLSQSLKKTLSKITGSIFVDEKLINELVKDIQRALLQSDVNVQLVLKITQGIKERAKKEETPKSINKREHLINIVYEELVKFLGQGDHKSLIDEIKKQNEQKQPFKLMLVGLFGSGKTTTTGKLANYFKKRGLKTCVLTTDTWRPAAYDQLEQLSKKINVDFFGNKKEKNPAKIYQQYEKQLQEYDLIIIDTAGRDALNEELTEELQLLNKTIQPNQSFLVISGDIGQTAEKQASSFHENANVKGVIISKLDGTSKGGGALIACSITGAPVKFIGTGEKTDDIEEFKPEGFVGRLLGMGDLEALLEKTKEAFTEEDVEDMQEKLSKGDFSLQDLYDQMQAMKKMGPLNKILDMIPGMNQANIPKDMLKQQEGKIDKWKYLMDSMTQKEKNEPEIITGKRIERIAKGSGQPTSEIRALLKQYRQSKKLMKMLKPGKNTSEKDMQKMMQKMQKGGMKGFK